The following DNA comes from Chitinophaga nivalis.
AAGACTATCACGGTAAAGTGTTTCCAGGTCTGTGATGAGGCGCAGGTTATCGGCACTGGCATTCGGAAATAATTGCCGGATAATGGCTGCCAGCGTACTGTTGGCGGCAATGCCCCAGTGATAGGACTTCCCGCGTTCGGGCAGCGGTACATACTGCAACCCGTTTAACTGTCCCGCCAGGGAAGGGGTTCCTCTCCGGTAGCCCAGGGTAGCCCCATGCAGGGAAATGCCGGTGTAGGCGATGGCCCGGGCAGCTACCGGCGGACTGAATCCGGGTGTTTCCTTGATGAGTTTTAATTCCAGTTGATACCAGGATACCGGTACTGCGGCATCACCGGCTGTACCCAGGAACAATGCGGCACTGGCATCGGTAGCTGCCGGCTGTGTGCCGGTAAACGGCGCTTCTTTCCGGCAGGCTGTCAGGCTGCCCAGCAACACCAGCAGGAACAGGGAGCACCGGCTGAAACATACATGATTTATACGCATGATGTGAATGGTTTAGATGAGTAATAAAAAAACAATGGTTACCAGAACAGGAGCCTGATACAGGCTGCTGTAGCAACAAAAGGAGACAGCTGGTCAGCAATAAACACGATCGCGCTGATGTGGGTGTATAACAAAAATAACAGGCAGTATAAAACAGATCATCTTCCGGAAAAGCTGTGAAGGTGCGGGGTATCACTATCACCGGGGCACAGGTGGCCGGTACATCGTTTTTGCTGCAGGTTTTTCAGGGTGGTAGTGGAACCAGCTGCGGTATATCTGTTTAAGAAATAATGCTACACATGTACTTGAAATTTGAAGGTTAATAATCAATGCATGCAGGTAACAAAAGTAGTGTTATCCCGGTAATATAGGGAGGTGCAGAAGCGACATTCTAAAGGGTTATTCCGGACATACCTGTAGGGTTTCAATCAGCCAGTTTCTGCCAGGAAAGTAAAATCTGGTCTACTGCCCGTTTCCTGAATCGTCTCACCTTTGCCATAGTAAGGAAATAAAAAATACCGAAGATGAAATTAGCAGTATGGGATACCTATGTGACCACCAAAGAAGGAGGCCGCATGCATTTTGATATACTGGTCCCGGAAGCCATCACCGATCCGGCTGTCGTATACCAGTATGGCCGGGATTATCTGCAATCCCGGCATCAGGAAGGGCAGGAGCTGGCCGCCCGGGAATGCCGCTTTTGTCATGTGGAAGAAGCCACTGCACCCATGGTGGCTGCCATCGGAGAAAAAGGATACTTTATTGTGGAAATGGAAGGTTGCTGAACAGCCCACCAGCCACCTAAATGATTGATATGACAACGCTACCCGCTATCACATCCGGCATTGAACAACAACTGGCCGGTATACAGGCCCGCATTCGGGCAGCCTGTATCCGTGCCGGCAGAGCGCCGGAAACCGTACAGCTGCTGCTGGCCACCAAAACCGTACCACCGGAAAATATCCGGATAGCCGTCATGGCCGGGGTACCGCTGCTGGGAGAAAATAAAGTGCAGGAGCTGAAACAAAAAGCAACCGCACTGCAGGACCTGCCAATAGCAAAACATTTTATTGGTCACCTGCAATCCAATAAGGTAAAGGAAGTATTAAAGTATGTTACCTGTATTCAATCCATCGATAGCCTCTCTATTGCACTGGCGCTGGATAAGCAGCTGCAGGCAACAGACCGTACGCTGGACATCATGGTACAGGTAAATACCTCTTTTGAGTCCAGCAAATTCGGCGTGCCGCCGGATCAGGCGCCAGACTTTATCCGCGCACTGAAAGATTTCCCGCAGCTGCGTATAACCGGTCTGATGACCATCGGCCTGCTGGATGCCGCACCGGAAAAAGCAAGACCTTCTTTCCGGCTGCTGCGCGATCTCAGGGATCAGGTAATCCGGGAACAATTGTTACCAACGGATACCCTGCATCTATCGATGGGTATGAGTAATGACCTGGAAATCGCCATTGAAGAAGGCGCTACGATCGTGAGAGTAGGTACCGCCATATTTGGAAAAAGACAATACCCGGATAGTTATTATTGGAATGAAAGCCAGGGGGGCTAAACCAAACCAATCAGGTAGTAGCGCCGTTTTTCGCCATGTTTTCATCAGGAAAACGGCCTGCTGCCGCTGTTCGCCATATTTTTTGGATACGGGGCCGGTATCAACAAAGGGTACAGTACGTGTACCCTTTCCCGTTATATGATAGTGTTACCTGTATTCATTCACACCCGCAGGTAGTCTGGCCTGTATATTAAGCACCTGTTATTACATAATCCGCCAGCGATGTTCCCAGAATATGCTGCCACCCTGCCGTAAAGCTGGCTGCACTAAATGCCGGCTGGTCGGCAGGAAAGGTATCCAGGCCGCTGTGCGTGAGGCGTAACTGCGTGGTCTCAGCGGTGAGGGCCTGCAACGCAAACGTCACTACAGATAAACCGGGATATCCCTCATATCGCCAGCTGTAGGTTAGCTTGTTGGGAGCGGTGGCTTCCAGTACTTCACAGCGATGATCATATATTTTTCCTTCATTGGTGACCACAAATCCGAACTTGAACCCCGGTTCCGGCCGGAAGTCGGCGATATCAAAATACCAGGCTTTCATGCGGGCAGCATCGGTGAGGGCTTCCCATACTTTTTGAATGGGCGCCTGATAAGTATATGCAACGATCACGGGCGTGGAAGACATATGGATATGGTTTTAGCGGGTCCAATGAAGGTACGCAATTAGCCGGCAGTATGACACATGCGGCAGCAGGTTTTTCAGGAAAGGATACCCGTTGACCTGCCACACACATGCGCAATCCCATGGAGGGATCAGTTGGCAGTAGTAATGGGTACCACGATCTCTATCTTTTTGACACCGAGTACCGGAATTTCTTTTTCGAGGTGTTCATAGAGCGCCTGGGTAGCCTCCAGGGTATTGTAGGCGGGAGGTACCAGTTGTTCATCCAGCACCTGCCAGTTGGCCGTTTGCAACAGATGTGTTTTGATATAGTTGCTTTGTTGGTGCGTATTGAGTGCAAAAGGGTAAATAGCCAGAAAAGATAATTTAGCATCTCTGATCAGCTGACCTCTGGCAAACACATTAATCTCCGGGCAGTACACAACAGACATGCCGGTGTCATCCTTGTACATGACAAGGTTTGCTTTAATAATCATGCAATACTTTTTTAGGATGCCCTATAGCGTTAATATAAATGATGACAGCTACCGGTGGGCAGACATATAATAATTACCGGCGCTGTGATGATAGCGTTGAATATTTTTCGGCGTAATACAGTGTAGGTGCGTTGATCAGGCTTTACTATCCAATATGTGCTTAAACGTCGTCATCGTTGTGAAAAGATTGTTTCTGATAATCGGATCCGCTACCCATCTGGGCACTTTGGCACTCCGGTCGGAGGAGATGAAGTAACTGATTTTTACCAGGCCATTGCTTTGTTCTTCTACCACCCATTTACCGCGGGTACCGCAGATACGGGTGACGTTGTTGTAAACAGGGAACTTGTTGTTGATGACACTTTCAAAAGTGATCTCCCCTGATTTGTCACTGTTATTGTTTTTACGGAGCTGGTGCAGCAGATAACAATCCTGATCGCCGAAAGGCCAGGGGATATTATATTTAATATAGGTGATCCAGCTGTTGCTGTTGTCGCCCGGCATGATCCGGTAAGCTTTGGCATGTGAATTCCAGACAGGTCCCTGCTGCTGATCGATCAATAGCTGGGAGATAGCACTGATACCGGATTTTGCGAAAAAGGTAGCCTTGATTTCCCGAACGGAATTGCCGGCAGCATCCGGGAGCCAGCGTTCATACAGTGAAACGGAAGGGTCCTGCTTCACCAGTTTAAAATCGGAACCGGTAACAGTATGCGCGTGTACGGCTGTGATAACAGTAAACAGTAGTAGGGTGACGAACAGATATTGCCTCTTCATATAATTACAATTTAATATCATTGTCAAACAGAAATCAGATGTAGGCGCCATATTAATGACACGCGAATAATGATTTCCCCCTACGCAACAGCAAAAAGTAACTGAAATAAAAAAAAATAACCCGCCGGCGCTGCAGGAGGTTGTTGGTGATTCCGGTATTTTGGTCTATCTTTTATAATACTTCCCCGTTATATTCCGTTAACCTGTATATTTTTTCTATCTCTCAAAAGTTAAATGTTATGAAAAAAGCATCTC
Coding sequences within:
- a CDS encoding SRPBCC family protein, translated to MSSTPVIVAYTYQAPIQKVWEALTDAARMKAWYFDIADFRPEPGFKFGFVVTNEGKIYDHRCEVLEATAPNKLTYSWRYEGYPGLSVVTFALQALTAETTQLRLTHSGLDTFPADQPAFSAASFTAGWQHILGTSLADYVITGA
- a CDS encoding DUF2024 family protein, translated to MKLAVWDTYVTTKEGGRMHFDILVPEAITDPAVVYQYGRDYLQSRHQEGQELAARECRFCHVEEATAPMVAAIGEKGYFIVEMEGC
- a CDS encoding YggS family pyridoxal phosphate-dependent enzyme, whose amino-acid sequence is MTTLPAITSGIEQQLAGIQARIRAACIRAGRAPETVQLLLATKTVPPENIRIAVMAGVPLLGENKVQELKQKATALQDLPIAKHFIGHLQSNKVKEVLKYVTCIQSIDSLSIALALDKQLQATDRTLDIMVQVNTSFESSKFGVPPDQAPDFIRALKDFPQLRITGLMTIGLLDAAPEKARPSFRLLRDLRDQVIREQLLPTDTLHLSMGMSNDLEIAIEEGATIVRVGTAIFGKRQYPDSYYWNESQGG